The following are from one region of the Sciurus carolinensis chromosome 5, mSciCar1.2, whole genome shotgun sequence genome:
- the LOC124984466 gene encoding uncharacterized protein LOC124984466 — translation MGRGGGRGACARGSPASPARPRPQRRRPGSPARVGVPLQCCELSCCSCNPTGRPRVFDGKKRLSAEACADPSPIATLVPQNLGGPASSEHQDAYFQDPCVPLTQPFSPASPLTSGLPDLPWSFGSPTQVALQVGPNSVSLPRACIGASHRSKLPASR, via the exons atggggcggggcgggggccggGGCGCCTGCGCGCGAGGAAGCCCCGCCTCTCCCGCCAGGCCCCGCCCACAGCGCAGAAGACCCGGAAGCCCGGCGCGTGTGGGGGTTCCGCTGCAGTGCTGCGAGCTTTCCTGCTGTTCCTGTAACCCTACCGGCCGACCTCGGGTCTTTGATGGCAAGAAGCGTCTGAGT GCAGAGGCCTGCGCAGACCCATCACCCATTGCAACCTTGGTGCCGCAGAACCTGGGTGGCCCCGCTTCCTCTGAGCACCAGGATGCATATTTCCAGGACCCCTGCGTCCCTCTCACTCAGCCCTTCTCGCCTGCAAGCCCTCTCACCTCAGGACTTCCTGACCTCCCTTGGTCCTTCGGGTCACCCACACAGGTGGCCCTCCAG GTGGGACCGAACTCAGTCTCCCTCCCAAGGGCCTGCATTGGAGCCAGTCACAGATCCAAGCTTCCTGCCAGCAGATAG